The sequence below is a genomic window from Brevibacillus laterosporus.
TTGAACGCTTTCTTTAGCTCTGGATCATTCCAGTTAAAGTCGTGTTCGGTTGCCTTCACGATGCGAGCATCATTATAGCGGTACCAGTCGAATTTATCGCCTTTATCCGCCTCCCGCTCGCAAATTCGGCTTTCCATTAAGGTAAGCTGACGTACCTTCCATACCTCGCCATCAATATTGACTTCTACCTCATGACGTGGCGTCGTTTCACTTGCTTGTGCTAAGAATTTTTCTAATTTACCCACTCAAAGCCCCCCTATTCCTCTGTATATTCCGGTAATTTATCAAGGTAATCAGGCTTCTTGTTACTGCGCCCCTTAATTTCATAAGCCGCATGATCATTGCCGTCCGCCTTCGCTTCCCATAACGTAATTTCTTCTGGGTTTAAATAGATATCAGTTAAACGAACACGCTCTGTATTTCCGTTTTCTTTGTCGATCATCTCGCCTAAAAGCTGTGGAATAACAGGAGTTCTGCCCTCTGTAATTTGATCCACGCAAAAATATTTGAGCAAGGCGTTAACAGATGATACCTTTAAAGTAACCTCTACGTGCCAAGAGTCAATCGTTTGTACGGAGCCCTTTTGTAGACGTTTTACATCTCCATACTCTGTTTTTAGGACAGCTTTTCCTTCCAATGTACCGTAGATTGGATCACCGTTTTCATCATATACCTGACAATTTTTTAATTTAATATCGCTTTGACGCATGCTTACAGCACCTCCCATTCAATATCGAAAATCTCAATAGCATCAAGTGGTTTGGCCGCTAAACGGAAACCACGTTTGTCACCAATCCCATTTTTCTTATCTTCAAAAATCCATCCTTGGTCAATAGCTCCTTGAGCTTCACGCACTTCGAGATAAGTCTTTACCGCACCAACGAACGTCGCACCACCAATATCGTTGTTATCCAATTTACCTTTATACTTTTTGCCTACAGAAGTAATGTCATTAACAATCTGATCCAGCGTCATGGAGACACGAATTTTACCAAAATCCTCTCGTTCTGCTGCTTTCAGCGTTGTTAAGGTATTGACCGCACTTTCGATCAAGTACACGTCACCATCACGCACTGCAATCAATGTGCCAGAGTTAAGTGCTGCCTGAATATCAGTATGCCCCCAGTCTTTTTCCGCTTTTTTCAACGGAACCAGCTGTGCACTCAGAGAAATGTGCGCAGGGGTAGCAGCGATCATTCCAGCAAGCCATGCTGCCCATTCTAGGCTTCCATAAGTCTTACCGTTCACATGTTGACCTGCAATAGCGCAGTTCACAACACGGCGAGAATTGTTAGCAACAGAACGCTGTACATGCTCGTTCATGTTGTTATCTTTATCTTTCAAACCTCCGATTACTAGCGTGCTACGTTTTTTGCTAAAAAGTTCGCGGTCGGACATGAATTGTTTTGCTGCTGCTTGGATTGCAACATCAGCTGATGGCAAATACATTGCGTCAAAATCTGTACCAGAGATGGAGTTAAATAAGGTAGTAAAGTCATTAGCTGTTAGCGAAGTAATACCACTTGTTCCACCTTCGAGTGAAATCATCATTGTCTCTTCTGCTACTTTGTCACCCAACTTTTTCACTTTGATATAAATAGATTGCTCTGCTTTTGTCACGAGCTCGTCCACGTTAGCAAAAGAGAATTTTTCTGTTTTTATCGGACCTTTGACTTGTAATTCCTTTTTACCTAATTCAACTGTGGATTCTTTGATAGAGATTTGTAGATCGTTACCAACTAATCCTGGATAACGAGCTTCTAAGGTAAAGGAATCAGATTGCGTATAGCTGGCTGCAACGCCATTTCCGCTCGTCATACGATAACCAAGTACGGTAGCACCGCCTTCTGCTGCTAGCTCCAAGATTCCGATATGTCCAAAGGTTTCTGCTACGCGCTCTTCATAGCCTTTCATGGTGATGACTTGATCAGGAGCTCCCCATTCAGCTAGATATGGTACAAGTACCACACCGCTTTTTGGTAATACCCGTTCTTGCGCTTTTGCCTTTAATTCTACGTTTACACCTGGTCGTTCACGTTGGATTGTCATACTTACTTGCCTCCTCGAAATGTAGATACGTATTGACGTACTTGTTGTTCATTCATTACTTGATGGTTAGCAAATGCATGTAGCGCCCCTGCTACTTCAAAGCGCTCGGCTTGCAAGAGCGGTGCGCTCTCAATCCATTCCTGACGAGTTCGCTTGTTTTCCTGAGCAGTAGTGTTGAGATTTAGCGCTTCAGCTTCAACACTTTGCTTTTTAGATTCAGCTTTTTTCGTCGTCTCTTCACTTGTTTGTCCTTTTAATTTAGCCATGCTCATCCTCCTTCACCTCGAAGGTGTTAATTTTTTCTACCCGCTCTCTTGGTACAGGCATGAGGTATTCGTAGCGAAACGTAATCTCAGCCCGTTCCTTTTTCTCTGTATTTACATTGAATGTGCCCGGGTCGATATCAAGTAAGAGATTGTTTTTACCACGGTAACTAAAACGTTGCTTTCTTAACAATTCACGAAGAACAGTTGTAGAAAGCGGAACCTGTATGTCTTGTTCCAAAGGATAATGCAACATGATGGTCGCTTCGCAAATCACTTTGTAACTGGTCAAGCTGTTTCCCTTTTCCGTTACAGTCTGAGTCATGACAAAAGCGGAAGGTAGTTGGAACGTCCCCTTCATCCACTCTCCTAATTGGGAGATAATCGCTACATCGGGGTATGCCTCTTCTACCAAATCAATTAGTGTGGACAAATCTCTGTCCATCTTAGCTTTGCACCTCCTTGCGCTGTTTTGACGAAGCTTTATCAATTTTTGGAGGAGGTCTTCCCTCAAATGTTTTTGCCTGTCTCCTTGTCTGATAAGCTTTTTTGTCTGTTGATTGTGTTTCTGTTGACGGCTTGTTTGTAGACTGCTTACCTTTGTTAGCCAATTGTACTCTGACGACTCCTAGTAATCTTGGATGCAGGATCATTCTGGTGTGTACCTCCTTGCTCACCGGTTCATGCCTCGCCAAATGGTCCTTACACTTATAGGTGGCTTCTGCCCCACACAAACAAACGTTCGCTATCAAGGGGTTTAACGCCCCCTTTCTCAAAAAGAAAACAGCCATCACAAGGATAGCTGTTAGATTCTTGGCAAATTCAATTTTTTGTTGGGCCCGGGAAAGCAAGGTGGATACATTCCCTCTAGATAAAAATAACATTTCAGCAACCTTGTCGTGGGTAAAGCCTCCTCCATGCACCATGAGATAACATTCTCTTTCTTTTTCCGTTACAAACTGAAGATAAAAATCAATCATCTCCCGTTCAGCATCACTTACGCCGACTCGGCATCCTCCTGTACCCGGTGTCACATAGCTCTGCATTTTAAAAGGATCTAATAAAATTTCGCGCTGTTCCTTAGATCGTCTCTCAATACCACGTTGATTATCAGGCTGTCTTCGTGTTTCAAGCCATTCGATCGCATATTCCACATCGCGAATACTTGCAGCTAGACTACTGCGCAATGCTTCTTGATTGGAATGATGTGCATGATCAGAACTAGCACCTTGATCCGAACTCACAACTTGGGCTAACATACTCTTTAGTTGTTTTTTGGTTCCTTTATAGGAAGTAATTAGTTTTTTCATGTTCGTTGTCATACTTTTATCCCCCTTGTTTTAATCAGTCACTTTTTCAGTGCTCATATGTTTATCTGCTTTGTTCGTAGCAGGCTCATCGTCTGTTCGCTGCTCTATCTTTCAAAAACTGAATACTTGTGGTATCTCCCATCAAGCGTCTCCACTCATATTCTGAGATCTCTCTAGGTTTTTTCTGTCTTGGAGTTGTTTTACTAGCTTGATGTTGCCTTCTCTGTTTTTGATTGCGGTTGCTCATGTTCTCCCTCCTTTTCATTTCATTGAATGTCGATATAGGTTTTATAGATTTTTTCCTAACAAAAAAGAAGGACGCCAGACACTCCCACTCGTAGTGGAAATATCCAGCGCCCTCCCGCATCTCGGTATCAGGCCAATATGTAGTTGTTAAAATAATTCATTTTCTTGGAATGCTATTTTAGCTATCTTGCCTTGGCTAGATTTGACGATAGTCTCACCGTGATGAACCAGGGACACTATTTTAACTTTCCCTTGAACAGGGTCAATGAGAACCATACTAGCTTCCCTACCGACCGGAATTGTTACCTGTTTCATATCCAGTGTTAGTTTCATCTCTGTAGACCGCATTCTCATCTTCCCCCT
It includes:
- a CDS encoding phage tail protein is translated as MTIQRERPGVNVELKAKAQERVLPKSGVVLVPYLAEWGAPDQVITMKGYEERVAETFGHIGILELAAEGGATVLGYRMTSGNGVAASYTQSDSFTLEARYPGLVGNDLQISIKESTVELGKKELQVKGPIKTEKFSFANVDELVTKAEQSIYIKVKKLGDKVAEETMMISLEGGTSGITSLTANDFTTLFNSISGTDFDAMYLPSADVAIQAAAKQFMSDRELFSKKRSTLVIGGLKDKDNNMNEHVQRSVANNSRRVVNCAIAGQHVNGKTYGSLEWAAWLAGMIAATPAHISLSAQLVPLKKAEKDWGHTDIQAALNSGTLIAVRDGDVYLIESAVNTLTTLKAAEREDFGKIRVSMTLDQIVNDITSVGKKYKGKLDNNDIGGATFVGAVKTYLEVREAQGAIDQGWIFEDKKNGIGDKRGFRLAAKPLDAIEIFDIEWEVL